One window from the genome of Dolosigranulum savutiense encodes:
- a CDS encoding ABC transporter ATP-binding protein, which yields MINTFKKLWYFSKEEQPYIKQSIIINFLGAIFNALQFGGIYYAVLAIINHDVTIQTIAVSILFLTLSIIGVVVSKRNAMLKQTHAGYFMAAHKRISLGEKIKRVPMGFFTDVSLGNLTAIATTNLDNIEIWVPTLFVLVIGGLLNSIVFILSLFFFSYKVGLVAVIGSILFLSIIALMQRKSSAAADEIHTIQSSLTKEVLTTLQGMQVIKSYNLSGKNNTQLDETINQASKASLSLEKKIVLYALIAKLIIAITIVSMLILSVSSYFSGDSMLAHTIMIFIASFVIFDGLLTSGSALTMLRSVENTIDSYDYVHSIEDMPEGDIDIPIKTHNITFKNVSFSYDKRNILNNISAKIDEHSMTAIVGPSGSGKTTFCNLISRAWDVNSGEILIGDINIKDYTKETLMDTISMVFQDVYLFEDTIENNIKFGKPNANREEIITAAKQARCHEFIMTLPDQYQTQIGEGGASLSGGERQRISIARAMLKDAPIIIFDEATANIDPENEDKLKEAIESLISNKTVIMIAHRLKTILNADQILVLDNGDIVERGTHDELVDNNGLYNTLIQAKQAATLWKLDN from the coding sequence ATGATTAATACATTTAAAAAGCTATGGTACTTTTCCAAAGAAGAACAACCCTACATTAAACAATCCATTATCATCAATTTTTTAGGAGCGATCTTTAATGCGTTGCAATTTGGAGGGATTTATTACGCAGTTCTTGCTATCATAAATCATGATGTTACCATTCAAACAATTGCCGTATCCATACTCTTTTTAACTCTAAGCATTATTGGGGTTGTCGTCTCCAAAAGAAATGCTATGCTTAAACAAACACATGCTGGTTACTTTATGGCTGCTCATAAGCGAATAAGTTTAGGTGAGAAAATAAAACGCGTGCCTATGGGATTTTTTACCGACGTTAGCCTTGGAAATTTAACAGCTATTGCGACCACTAACTTAGATAATATAGAAATTTGGGTGCCGACATTATTTGTTTTAGTTATAGGTGGGTTGCTCAATTCCATTGTCTTTATTCTCTCTTTATTTTTCTTCTCCTACAAGGTGGGATTGGTTGCGGTTATTGGCTCAATTTTGTTCTTGAGTATCATTGCACTCATGCAGAGAAAATCAAGTGCTGCTGCTGATGAAATTCACACTATTCAATCTTCGCTAACAAAAGAAGTCTTAACAACTCTGCAAGGTATGCAAGTCATAAAATCATACAATCTCAGTGGTAAGAACAATACACAACTAGATGAAACAATTAACCAGGCTAGCAAAGCGAGCTTATCTTTAGAAAAGAAAATAGTCCTATATGCTCTAATTGCTAAGCTAATCATTGCCATCACGATCGTCTCCATGTTAATACTATCTGTCAGCAGTTATTTTTCAGGCGACAGTATGTTAGCCCACACAATTATGATTTTCATTGCAAGCTTCGTGATCTTTGACGGTCTACTTACATCTGGTTCAGCCTTAACCATGCTCAGATCAGTCGAAAACACAATAGATTCTTATGATTACGTCCACAGTATTGAAGATATGCCAGAAGGAGATATTGACATCCCTATCAAAACACATAATATCACCTTTAAAAATGTTAGCTTTTCCTACGATAAACGTAACATATTAAATAATATTTCAGCAAAGATTGATGAACACTCTATGACCGCTATTGTGGGGCCATCTGGTTCAGGCAAGACAACTTTTTGTAATCTTATTTCTCGAGCTTGGGACGTGAATTCAGGTGAGATCTTAATTGGAGACATCAATATTAAAGACTATACGAAAGAAACATTAATGGATACCATCTCGATGGTTTTCCAAGATGTGTATCTCTTTGAAGATACAATCGAAAATAATATTAAATTCGGAAAACCAAACGCTAATCGTGAAGAAATCATCACTGCAGCAAAACAAGCCCGCTGTCATGAATTCATTATGACATTACCTGATCAATACCAGACACAAATTGGTGAAGGTGGAGCCAGTCTTTCCGGTGGTGAACGTCAGCGTATTTCTATCGCACGAGCAATGCTTAAAGATGCACCGATTATTATCTTTGATGAAGCGACCGCTAACATTGACCCTGAAAATGAAGATAAATTAAAAGAAGCCATTGAATCCTTAATTAGTAATAAAACAGTCATTATGATCGCCCATCGCTTGAAGACGATACTCAATGCCGATCAAATTTTAGTATTAGACAACGGAGATATTGTCGAACGGGGTACCCATGATGAACTGGTAGATAACAACGGACTCTACAATACACTCATTCAAGCTAAACAAGCCGCTACATTATGGAAATTAGACAATTAA
- the pcp gene encoding pyroglutamyl-peptidase I has product MKILVTGFDPFGGESMNPAIEAVKGLSDEISGAEIIKLEIPTVFHKSAAVLEEAMLAHQPDVVLCVGQAGGRTGITPERVAINQDDARIEDNEGNQPVDMAIREEGAPAYFATLPIKAMVEAIKEAGLPSSVSNSAGTFVCNHIMYQALYLAEQHLPAARAGFVHIPFMPEQVVDKPGKASMSLADITRGLEASIEAIVNFKDKDDLQVTGGATH; this is encoded by the coding sequence ATGAAGATTTTAGTAACAGGATTTGACCCATTCGGTGGGGAAAGTATGAATCCCGCGATTGAAGCGGTGAAAGGTTTGTCAGATGAGATTAGTGGTGCTGAGATTATTAAGCTAGAGATCCCAACTGTCTTCCACAAGTCGGCAGCTGTCTTAGAAGAAGCAATGCTGGCGCACCAGCCGGATGTTGTGCTATGTGTTGGACAAGCAGGTGGACGAACAGGTATTACACCTGAGCGTGTGGCGATTAACCAAGATGACGCTCGTATTGAAGATAATGAGGGGAATCAGCCGGTTGATATGGCTATTCGTGAAGAGGGTGCACCCGCTTACTTCGCAACACTTCCGATTAAGGCAATGGTTGAAGCGATTAAAGAAGCGGGATTGCCAAGTTCAGTGTCGAATTCGGCGGGGACATTTGTGTGCAATCATATTATGTATCAAGCATTGTACCTAGCTGAGCAGCACTTGCCAGCTGCGCGAGCGGGCTTTGTTCACATTCCATTTATGCCAGAGCAAGTGGTGGATAAGCCGGGTAAAGCATCGATGTCACTAGCAGACATTACGCGTGGTCTGGAAGCCAGCATTGAAGCAATCGTTAACTTCAAAGATAAAGATGATCTGCAAGTTACCGGAGGCGCAACGCATTAA
- a CDS encoding DUF979 domain-containing protein gives MGISATLAQWNAAVEQYVPLMLEIIVIIIGIQILHVAYRTFHDRSNPRYLGTSAFWAILGFVFIMGSYIPHKASGALICILGLLTLFKQVQIGTVPETPDEVVERRAEKHGYTVFLPVLALGVTALFVAQLLPATGQVVIGFGALLGAVLMVIYLKPEFSDVLDQNSRMTQQVSTTGILPQVLAALGSVFTAAGVGDVIAEMIGGVVPEGSRLFGVLAYVLGMFIFTIIMGNAFAAFAVITAGVGIPFVFSLGGDPVVASALALTAGYCGTLITPMAGNFNALPAALLEMQDEYGVIRQQVFVALAMLLAHIPLMYFWAF, from the coding sequence ATGGGAATTTCAGCAACACTTGCACAGTGGAATGCAGCGGTTGAGCAGTATGTACCACTGATGCTAGAGATTATTGTGATAATAATTGGGATTCAGATTTTGCATGTCGCTTATCGGACATTCCATGATCGATCGAATCCGCGTTATTTAGGGACAAGTGCTTTTTGGGCGATTTTAGGATTTGTCTTTATTATGGGATCATATATTCCCCATAAAGCATCTGGAGCCTTAATTTGTATCTTGGGTCTATTAACATTATTCAAACAAGTTCAAATCGGGACCGTACCAGAAACGCCAGATGAAGTGGTGGAACGACGCGCTGAGAAGCATGGCTATACGGTATTCCTACCTGTACTAGCCTTGGGAGTGACTGCCTTATTTGTGGCACAGTTATTACCAGCAACAGGCCAAGTGGTGATTGGATTTGGAGCGCTTCTAGGGGCTGTTCTGATGGTGATTTACTTGAAGCCGGAATTTAGTGATGTGTTGGACCAGAATAGTCGAATGACGCAACAAGTGTCCACAACGGGAATCTTACCACAAGTGTTAGCGGCGTTAGGCAGTGTCTTCACAGCAGCCGGTGTTGGTGATGTGATTGCTGAGATGATTGGTGGAGTTGTTCCAGAAGGGAGCCGCTTATTCGGTGTATTAGCTTATGTTTTAGGGATGTTTATTTTTACAATTATTATGGGAAATGCCTTTGCTGCGTTTGCGGTCATTACGGCAGGTGTTGGGATTCCGTTCGTCTTCTCACTGGGTGGAGATCCGGTTGTAGCCAGTGCACTCGCACTGACAGCTGGTTATTGTGGAACATTGATTACCCCAATGGCTGGGAACTTCAATGCGTTACCAGCGGCTCTGCTAGAGATGCAGGACGAGTATGGCGTTATTCGCCAGCAAGTGTTTGTCGCGCTCGCAATGTTGTTGGCGCATATTCCATTAATGTACTTCTGGGCGTTCTAA
- a CDS encoding DUF969 domain-containing protein, with protein MEWIKLIGILVIVVGFVLKLDTISTVIIAGIATALVSGIGFGEFLELLGSAFVNQRFVSIFYLSIPIIGIAESYGLKIKAVEFIERFKNLTMGLFYSVYLVFRLIAGMLSIRIGGHASFVRPIVQPMGDAAINASIADSEAKASDAAQEQLLSDTEDDAVKGLAAANENFGNFFGQNMFAGSAGVLMMAGTLAELGYESNPAGLALASIPAGILCALIGTAYNFYVDRKIRGRHKKEGN; from the coding sequence ATGGAATGGATTAAATTAATCGGTATTCTAGTGATTGTTGTCGGTTTTGTGTTGAAGTTAGATACGATATCAACGGTCATTATTGCCGGAATTGCGACAGCGCTTGTGTCGGGGATTGGCTTCGGCGAGTTTCTCGAGTTGTTGGGCTCAGCGTTTGTTAATCAGCGATTTGTGTCGATTTTTTACTTATCAATTCCAATTATTGGGATTGCAGAGAGTTATGGACTGAAGATTAAGGCGGTAGAATTTATCGAGCGATTCAAGAATTTGACGATGGGCTTATTTTATAGTGTTTACTTAGTGTTTCGCTTGATTGCAGGGATGTTATCTATCCGAATAGGTGGTCACGCTTCATTCGTACGTCCGATTGTTCAGCCAATGGGAGATGCAGCGATTAATGCGTCAATTGCTGATAGTGAGGCTAAGGCAAGTGATGCTGCTCAGGAACAGCTCTTGAGTGATACAGAAGATGATGCGGTGAAAGGGTTAGCGGCAGCTAATGAGAACTTCGGAAACTTCTTCGGACAGAATATGTTTGCCGGAAGTGCGGGAGTCTTGATGATGGCAGGAACGTTAGCTGAGTTGGGGTATGAGTCGAATCCAGCCGGGCTAGCTTTGGCTTCTATTCCAGCGGGGATTCTATGTGCTTTAATCGGAACAGCATACAACTTTTACGTTGACCGTAAAATTCGTGGGCGTCATAAGAAGGAGGGTAACTAA
- the folB gene encoding dihydroneopterin aldolase, translating to MTDIIQLTGLEFYGHHGLFDAEKELGQRFIIDLTIQTDMEKAGETDNMADSVHYGEVYACTKEIVEGEPFNLLEALTTAIGQTLLERFPAIEAVTVTTHKPNAPIPGVFKDVAVQRRFER from the coding sequence ATGACAGATATTATCCAGCTAACCGGACTTGAATTTTACGGACACCATGGTTTATTCGATGCCGAGAAAGAGCTCGGCCAACGCTTCATCATTGACCTGACGATTCAGACCGATATGGAGAAAGCCGGAGAGACGGATAACATGGCCGATAGTGTCCATTACGGAGAAGTCTATGCCTGCACGAAGGAGATTGTTGAGGGGGAGCCCTTTAACTTACTCGAAGCACTGACGACAGCGATTGGTCAGACCTTACTTGAGCGGTTTCCTGCGATTGAAGCCGTGACTGTCACCACGCACAAACCGAATGCCCCCATTCCTGGAGTGTTCAAAGACGTAGCTGTTCAACGTAGATTTGAGCGATAA
- the folE gene encoding GTP cyclohydrolase I FolE: MVDKQRIEKAVKEILIAVGEDPNREGLQETPARVARMYEERFAGLERDPSVHTKKYFHESSSELVLVKDIDFNSTCEHHLLPIYGKGHIAYIPRDGKVIGLSKLARILEDISQRPQMQERITNHVADVLSDNLNPEGVFVILEAEHMCMSIRGIKKFGAKTITKAMRGTFADSREMRQEVLDMIKFN, from the coding sequence ATGGTTGATAAACAACGAATTGAAAAAGCAGTTAAAGAAATACTGATAGCAGTGGGAGAAGATCCGAATCGTGAGGGACTGCAGGAGACTCCTGCACGTGTCGCGCGCATGTATGAGGAACGTTTCGCTGGGCTTGAGCGGGATCCGTCTGTGCATACGAAGAAGTACTTCCATGAGTCTAGCAGTGAATTGGTCTTGGTGAAAGACATTGACTTCAATTCGACGTGCGAACATCACTTACTGCCGATTTATGGGAAAGGGCATATTGCTTATATTCCACGCGATGGGAAGGTTATCGGGCTAAGTAAGTTAGCTCGTATTCTAGAAGATATCTCACAACGTCCGCAAATGCAAGAGCGTATAACCAATCATGTAGCCGATGTCTTAAGTGATAACTTAAATCCAGAAGGGGTCTTTGTTATCTTAGAAGCAGAGCATATGTGTATGTCTATTCGTGGGATTAAGAAGTTCGGTGCGAAGACGATTACGAAGGCGATGCGCGGGACTTTTGCCGACTCTCGTGAGATGCGTCAAGAAGTGCTTGATATGATCAAATTCAACTAG
- a CDS encoding folylpolyglutamate synthase/dihydrofolate synthase family protein: protein MEYHVLEEKLPVKPAGEMVLGLETMRELMGLLDNPQDKVPVIHIAGTNGKGSVATFLQAVLRQAGYKVGLFTSPSLTAFNERIQIDGHPVSDEALLGAVDRLNQATVGEDVSFTEFELFTALAYDSFVHESCDVAIMEVGLGGRLDATNVVDAPELTIITRIGFDHQAILGESLAEIAAEKAAIMKRGVPVVVYLQADRPVVREVIRAKAYEMDADVIEVAAETCRYEQDATGGSVHYRERSYRLGLTGEHQAYNAGVAIEAIRQLQKQGWQMTEAALQNGLAQAQLPGRYETIQGKSVTFVMDGGHNQDGLHVLSQNLTTDYSHYAGKMCAIVGMLADKVTAEVKQALHDVLSHFDHIITVTPHSDRGLPAEELARLLEAMAWEQPVTIAAVDVAEGSSMSYDQAVTQAIQFTAESEQPGVICAFGSFYMVGQMRKVVLDRLAEGDKHG, encoded by the coding sequence ATGGAGTATCATGTGCTAGAGGAGAAGTTACCGGTGAAGCCAGCGGGGGAGATGGTGCTGGGGCTGGAGACGATGCGGGAGTTGATGGGGTTGTTGGACAATCCGCAAGATAAGGTGCCGGTGATTCATATTGCAGGGACGAACGGGAAAGGGTCCGTTGCTACGTTCTTACAAGCCGTCTTGAGGCAAGCCGGCTATAAGGTGGGCCTATTCACTTCACCGTCGCTTACTGCGTTCAATGAGCGAATCCAAATAGATGGGCATCCCGTGAGTGATGAGGCCTTACTGGGGGCTGTTGATCGGTTGAATCAAGCGACAGTGGGAGAAGATGTGTCATTTACAGAGTTTGAGTTATTTACAGCTCTGGCATATGATTCATTCGTTCATGAGTCGTGTGATGTAGCTATTATGGAAGTGGGTCTGGGTGGGCGTTTGGATGCGACCAATGTGGTGGATGCACCTGAGCTGACAATTATTACGCGAATTGGCTTCGATCACCAGGCTATCTTAGGGGAGAGTTTGGCAGAGATTGCCGCTGAAAAAGCAGCGATTATGAAGCGGGGTGTGCCAGTCGTGGTCTATCTTCAGGCAGATCGTCCCGTTGTTCGTGAGGTTATTCGGGCAAAAGCATATGAGATGGATGCAGATGTGATAGAGGTTGCTGCCGAGACATGTCGCTATGAGCAAGATGCTACGGGCGGGTCTGTTCATTACCGAGAGCGGTCTTATCGACTGGGCTTAACGGGTGAACACCAGGCGTATAATGCGGGAGTAGCGATTGAAGCGATTAGACAATTGCAAAAGCAAGGGTGGCAAATGACGGAAGCAGCTCTACAGAATGGTCTTGCGCAAGCTCAGCTGCCTGGTCGTTATGAAACAATTCAAGGGAAATCTGTTACGTTCGTTATGGATGGTGGACATAATCAGGATGGCCTGCACGTGTTAAGTCAAAATTTAACCACTGATTATAGTCATTATGCGGGCAAGATGTGTGCGATTGTTGGCATGTTGGCGGATAAAGTGACAGCGGAAGTGAAGCAAGCATTGCATGACGTGTTAAGTCACTTTGACCATATTATAACGGTGACGCCTCATTCTGATCGGGGGCTTCCGGCTGAAGAATTGGCCCGCCTCTTAGAAGCGATGGCGTGGGAGCAGCCAGTCACTATAGCAGCTGTTGATGTGGCGGAGGGGTCAAGCATGTCTTATGACCAGGCAGTGACTCAAGCAATTCAATTCACAGCAGAATCAGAACAGCCAGGTGTGATTTGTGCCTTTGGGAGTTTTTATATGGTCGGACAGATGCGCAAGGTTGTATTAGACAGATTAGCAGAAGGAGATAAGCATGGTTGA
- a CDS encoding ABC transporter ATP-binding protein — protein MDKKAKVLIGVLLVISGLETVFNAATYAMVFDIIEQQKLNLVVVYTVVVILGYILFSGIRHIKDRTINHYVKEEKASIQKKILDNEEQKFKLFEHTGSSDKMSFFQNDLKLFEDNYLRKKFEIISQVIVLLGVLAFSLYSNFLLTVIFSLFAAVPHFVSGFMNKKIQQSTEHWTQATAKANHSLIDLFKNFWTLMVYHATNKEIKSVSEDILKKEAANATMQNTISLAQMFTMMVGYTMMMIPIGIGMYLTISGDLPIATFVAVQYSSSMIINSLLTTVRLKNELQSAKPIKDKIDKELSFVPRSTSSKKLNGHIQSVVFKDVSFSFGETKVLDNFNLTLNGVDKVLLQGESGSGKTTIFKLLTKQLLPDSGTIYINGIDTRELDIEDILQCFGYISQQALVFDDTIEKNITLGHDFSTEEIMKACEMAQIGELIKNTGLDYVIGEDGQNLSGGQLKRLEIARAILFKRKGLLVDEALSSLDKETGRAIVKTLMDLDKLMIDIEHHIAAELTEGYTDVITLSRS, from the coding sequence ATGGATAAAAAAGCAAAGGTTCTGATAGGGGTCCTTCTTGTCATTAGTGGGTTAGAAACAGTTTTTAATGCAGCAACCTATGCCATGGTATTTGATATTATTGAACAGCAGAAACTGAATTTGGTTGTCGTGTATACAGTGGTTGTTATTCTGGGGTATATTTTATTTTCTGGAATCAGACATATAAAAGACCGTACGATTAATCACTATGTTAAAGAGGAAAAAGCATCTATTCAGAAGAAAATATTAGATAATGAGGAACAAAAATTTAAATTATTTGAACATACAGGTTCATCTGATAAAATGTCTTTTTTTCAAAATGATTTAAAGTTATTTGAGGATAACTACTTGCGAAAGAAATTTGAAATTATATCACAAGTAATTGTCTTGTTAGGGGTACTGGCATTTTCACTTTACAGTAATTTTTTATTAACCGTAATATTTAGTCTTTTTGCAGCGGTACCACATTTTGTTTCAGGATTCATGAATAAAAAAATTCAACAGTCTACGGAGCATTGGACTCAAGCAACGGCTAAGGCTAATCACTCGTTAATTGATTTGTTTAAGAATTTTTGGACGTTAATGGTCTACCATGCAACCAATAAAGAAATTAAATCTGTGTCTGAGGATATTTTAAAAAAAGAAGCTGCTAATGCAACGATGCAAAATACAATTAGTTTAGCACAAATGTTCACTATGATGGTGGGGTATACCATGATGATGATTCCAATTGGGATTGGGATGTACTTAACAATCTCAGGAGATTTACCTATAGCTACATTTGTGGCGGTGCAATATTCGAGTAGTATGATTATCAATAGCTTGTTAACAACCGTTAGATTAAAAAATGAATTACAATCCGCAAAACCAATAAAAGATAAAATTGATAAAGAATTATCCTTTGTGCCGCGTTCGACTAGCTCGAAAAAATTAAATGGCCATATTCAAAGTGTTGTGTTTAAAGATGTTTCATTTAGCTTTGGAGAGACGAAGGTGCTCGACAACTTCAATCTGACATTAAATGGCGTAGATAAGGTGTTGTTGCAAGGAGAATCGGGATCGGGAAAGACGACGATTTTTAAATTACTAACAAAACAATTACTCCCAGATTCAGGGACAATTTATATTAATGGGATTGATACACGGGAGTTAGATATTGAGGATATTCTGCAATGTTTTGGGTACATTTCTCAGCAAGCATTGGTGTTTGATGATACGATTGAGAAGAACATAACACTAGGACATGATTTTTCAACCGAAGAAATTATGAAAGCTTGTGAAATGGCGCAGATTGGTGAATTGATTAAAAACACAGGACTTGATTATGTTATCGGTGAAGATGGTCAGAATTTATCTGGCGGTCAATTGAAACGATTAGAAATTGCTCGTGCTATTTTATTCAAGCGTAAGGGATTATTAGTTGATGAGGCCTTGTCATCGTTAGATAAAGAGACAGGCAGAGCAATCGTGAAGACGTTAATGGACTTAGATAAATTAATGATTGATATTGAACACCACATAGCAGCTGAGTTGACAGAGGGCTATACTGATGTAATAACCTTGTCTCGAAGCTAA
- a CDS encoding deoxyribonuclease I — translation MNHYVLEVVVISVRRIYDTMFEQMGKQGWWPAETKCEIIVGAFLVQNTNWNNAVKALGNLREETRFIPEKINELKRDQLEMLIRPSGFYKNKAKGISTFFEWFEQYEYSYNRVNQIFEDNLRKELLTLYCVGKETADVMLLYVFDRIVFIADRYAQRLFSELTNKTFDSYDDLKRYVNIQGVLTLEEAKEFHGLIDEFGKEYFNRRNNFYNSFLTEERERYLEKGWSK, via the coding sequence ATGAATCATTATGTTTTGGAGGTTGTTGTGATATCTGTAAGAAGAATATATGATACAATGTTTGAACAAATGGGAAAGCAAGGATGGTGGCCCGCAGAAACAAAATGTGAAATTATTGTAGGAGCTTTTTTAGTACAAAATACTAATTGGAATAATGCTGTGAAAGCATTGGGGAATTTACGGGAAGAGACAAGATTTATTCCTGAGAAAATTAATGAATTGAAACGAGATCAATTGGAAATGTTAATAAGACCCAGTGGATTTTATAAGAATAAAGCTAAGGGAATTTCGACATTTTTTGAGTGGTTTGAACAATATGAATACTCTTATAACAGGGTTAATCAGATATTTGAAGATAATTTGCGCAAAGAATTATTAACCTTGTATTGTGTGGGAAAAGAGACAGCAGATGTTATGTTGTTATATGTATTTGATCGAATAGTATTTATTGCTGATCGATATGCACAAAGATTATTTTCAGAGCTAACAAATAAAACTTTTGATAGTTATGATGATTTAAAACGATATGTGAATATACAAGGTGTGTTAACATTAGAGGAGGCGAAGGAATTTCATGGACTAATCGATGAATTTGGTAAAGAATATTTTAACAGAAGAAACAATTTTTATAATAGTTTTTTAACAGAGGAACGGGAAAGATACTTAGAAAAGGGATGGTCTAAATAA
- the gltX gene encoding glutamate--tRNA ligase: MSEAIRVRYAPSPTGNLHIGNARTALFNYLFARHNDGTFIIRIEDTDKKRHVDEGEESQLKYLQWLGIDWDEGPVQGGDFGPYRQSERNELYQKYVDELLARDLAYKCYVSSEELEEMREEQRANGVMPHYDGRHAHLSEEEQAQFEAEGRQPVIRVRVPEQTTYTFDDMVKGYISFESKDIGGDWVIQKVDGTPTYNFACAVDDHHMKISHVLRGDDHISNTPKQLMIYDAFDWEPPRFGHMTLIINAETGKKLSKRDESILQFIEQYNNLGYLPEALFNFITLLGWSPKGEEEIFTKQEFIDMFDYKRLNTSPAAFDQKKLEWITNQYIKELPDEDVVALIQPHLVEAGVFPADPSEADREWVTKLANLYKEQMSYGQEIVSLADLFFGEGIAFDEGAREVLSGETVPTVLEAFKKHLADVDVFEKDNIFPAIKAVQKETGVKGKNLYMPIRVATTGQQHGPELPLAIELLGKHKAISHIEQALEVIG; encoded by the coding sequence ATGAGTGAAGCTATTCGTGTACGTTATGCGCCGAGTCCAACGGGGAATTTACACATTGGGAATGCGCGGACGGCGTTGTTTAATTATTTGTTCGCGCGACATAATGATGGGACGTTCATTATTCGGATTGAAGATACGGATAAGAAGCGTCATGTGGATGAAGGGGAAGAGAGCCAGTTGAAGTATCTTCAGTGGCTGGGAATTGATTGGGATGAAGGGCCTGTGCAAGGTGGCGATTTCGGACCCTACCGTCAGTCAGAGCGTAATGAATTGTATCAGAAGTATGTGGATGAGTTGCTTGCGCGTGATTTAGCATATAAGTGTTATGTGAGTTCCGAAGAGTTGGAAGAGATGCGCGAGGAGCAACGGGCGAATGGTGTTATGCCACATTATGATGGGCGTCATGCGCACTTAAGTGAAGAAGAGCAAGCGCAGTTCGAAGCTGAAGGACGTCAGCCGGTTATTCGAGTACGTGTTCCTGAGCAGACAACTTATACGTTCGATGATATGGTTAAAGGATATATCTCCTTCGAATCAAAAGATATTGGTGGGGATTGGGTCATTCAGAAAGTAGATGGCACGCCGACATATAACTTTGCGTGTGCGGTAGATGATCATCATATGAAGATTTCACACGTTTTACGTGGGGATGATCATATCTCGAATACGCCGAAGCAGTTAATGATTTATGATGCATTTGACTGGGAGCCACCACGATTTGGTCATATGACATTAATTATTAATGCAGAGACGGGTAAGAAGTTATCGAAGCGTGATGAGTCGATTTTACAGTTTATTGAGCAGTACAATAATCTAGGTTACTTACCTGAAGCGTTGTTCAACTTTATTACCTTACTCGGTTGGTCTCCTAAAGGTGAGGAAGAGATCTTCACGAAGCAGGAATTTATCGATATGTTCGATTATAAGCGGTTGAATACATCACCGGCTGCCTTTGATCAGAAGAAGCTAGAGTGGATTACGAACCAATATATTAAGGAACTGCCAGATGAAGATGTGGTAGCGTTGATCCAGCCTCATTTAGTGGAAGCGGGTGTGTTCCCAGCTGATCCATCTGAAGCAGATCGGGAGTGGGTAACGAAGCTGGCGAATCTGTATAAAGAACAGATGAGCTACGGGCAAGAGATTGTTAGTTTAGCTGATTTATTCTTCGGGGAAGGAATAGCGTTCGACGAAGGGGCGAGAGAGGTATTGTCTGGAGAGACGGTCCCAACTGTCTTGGAAGCCTTCAAGAAACACTTAGCTGATGTGGATGTATTCGAGAAGGATAATATCTTCCCAGCGATTAAAGCTGTGCAAAAAGAAACGGGTGTGAAAGGGAAAAACCTGTACATGCCGATTCGAGTGGCCACAACCGGTCAGCAGCACGGACCAGAATTACCACTAGCGATTGAATTATTAGGCAAACATAAAGCGATTAGTCATATTGAACAAGCCCTTGAAGTGATTGGTTAA
- a CDS encoding ATP-binding cassette domain-containing protein, protein MDFQDYAKFNLSLRENVMISDLMNNHSDESVRTYLKQSGFDTKELNIGLDQQLGVKFSDGRELSGGQWQKVALARGMYADRSILILDEPTASIDVQTEYELFTRFIEMSKDKTVLFITHRLSLVKQADKVLVLKDGEVVGFDHHDALMDTNNYYRRMYEMQANPYK, encoded by the coding sequence GTGGACTTTCAAGATTATGCGAAATTCAATTTAAGTTTGCGAGAAAATGTGATGATCTCTGATTTAATGAATAATCACTCGGATGAATCTGTCAGAACGTATCTAAAACAATCAGGGTTTGATACAAAGGAGCTAAATATAGGGTTAGATCAACAGTTAGGTGTCAAGTTTTCTGATGGTCGAGAGTTGTCAGGTGGGCAATGGCAGAAGGTGGCATTAGCTAGAGGGATGTATGCCGATCGTTCGATTTTAATTCTGGATGAACCGACTGCCTCAATTGATGTACAGACAGAGTATGAATTGTTCACTCGTTTTATAGAGATGAGCAAAGACAAGACGGTTCTGTTTATTACACATAGGTTATCGCTAGTGAAACAGGCGGATAAGGTGCTCGTGTTAAAAGATGGAGAAGTTGTCGGTTTTGATCATCATGATGCACTAATGGATACGAATAATTATTATCGCAGGATGTATGAGATGCAAGCTAATCCTTATAAATAA